In Candidatus Binatia bacterium, the genomic window TTGTGCCGGGCTCGCGGCGCCGACGGAAGGACCTAGCCCCGAGGGGTGTATATCTCGCAGGCGGCCTGGTGCCGCCCTAGCATGACCAGGAGCCGGCCGAACGCGAGGTATTGGCCAATCATCATGCCGAGTTCGACGAACTCCGCCTCGGTGAAATGCTTCCGCAGTTCGGACCGGAAGTGGTCGTCCACGGTCCGGAAGTCCGTGGCGAGCTTCTCCGCCCAGCGCACCGCCAATGCCTCGCGCGGTTCCAGGCGACGATCGGCCTCGGGCTTTCGAATCTCTGCAATGATCTCTTCGGTCAGGCCATCACGCGCCGCCGGCGCGTAGCGAGCGAACAGTCAAGTGTCGCATTCGTTCAGTTCGGCGACCTTGAGGCGCGCGAGCTCCTTCAGGCGACACGGAACGACGCCTTCCTGGTGACCCGGGCGAAAGAACGAGAAGTACCGCTCGAAAAAGTCGGGAAGGAGTTCGAGGGGACTCGACGCGTCGGACATGCGTACGTTCTACCTCACCCAATCCACGAAAGGGAACATTTCAGAACGCCGCGCCCTCGGGCACAACGAGACTCAGACGGTGCGGTGCGCGAAGGCCGACGGCAGAGACTTGTCCGATCCGAGCGAGAACACCACCCGGTCCGGTCGGAGCAGCGCCACGTCGCCGGCGCCCAAGAGCCATTCGGCTCCAGGGTCATCGAGCTCGAGGAACGCCGCCCCGAGACTTTCCCAGGCGCGCTTCTGCCCTTGGGTCAGGATATCCCTCGGCGGGTCCTTGGAGAGAACGACCCACCGCGGACCGGCGAGATCATCGAGAGAACCGACCTTCGTACCGTCCTTGACCTTACACTGCGGCATCAACCGGCCGACCCAATCACTGCCGCCATCGGCGAGGAGACCGGTCGACAGGTTCGGAAGCTCCTTGCTGCCGCCGTACCCGTACCCGATCAAATCCGCGGGTGGCGGTTCCCCAGTCACCGTCATGTCGGCGTAGGCGTCGATCAGACGGCCCGTGTTAGTCGAGTGCAGCACCATCGCCACAGCCATCGGGTGCCGCTCTTCGGTGTAGGTGTCGAGTAGGGCGTCGGTCGCGTGCCCTCGCTTCACGGCGGCGAGCTTCCAGATCAGATTCTCGGCATCGCGCACGCCGGTGCACAGCCCCTGGCCCATGAAGGGCGGCGTCTGATGCGCGGCATCCCCGGCGAGAAACACGCGCCCGCGGCGGAACGTGTCGGCAACCGTTGCGTGGAACCGGTAGACGACCGCGCGCAGAATGCGCGCGTCTTCACGCGAAACCCACGGAGCGAGAAGCTCCCACACCCGGTCGCGGTCCTCCATCTCGGCCCGCGTCTCTCCGGCGCGCAGCTGGAACTCCCACCGATAGAGGCGACCCGGCATCGGGATGAGAGTCGTCGGCCGCGCCGGATCACAGATCTGCTGCGCGAGCCGCGGTAGCTCCGCCGACAGCTCGCGCTCCACATCGATCACCAACCATTCGCGATCATACCCCAGGCTGTCCCAGGAAATCCCGCAGCCCTTCCGGACGGCACTGCTTGCCCCGTCCGCTCCGATCACCCAACGGGCTCGGACCGGACGGCCCTCGCCGTGAGCGAGATCGTGCACCCGAAGCTCCACGTGATCGTCGTGCTCGGCGATCTCACGCACCTCGTGCGAGACGCACAGCTCGACGTCGTCATGGCGGGCGAGGCAACCACGCAACCCCTTCTCGATGATCGGCTGGGCGATCGAAAGAACGGGCGGGAAGCCGTTGAGCGTCTTCAGCCCCGGGAACTCGATCCCGATGAGGCGCTTGCCTTCGGGGTCGAGAAACTCGGCTCCTACGTGCTCCTGCGTCCCCGGAAGGATCGCTTCGAGGAGGCCCGCGTTCTGCAGGATCCGCTGGACGTCATCGTGCATCCCCGCAGCGCGCGGTAGATCGTAGACCTCGGGCTCGCGATCGAAAGCGACCGCGGACAGCCCGTATTGCCCACAGAGATTGGCGGCGACGACGCCGGCCGGGCCGGCACCGACGATGGCGACGTCGATCATTTATCCGTTCTTCGCGACGCAACGGTTGGTCATGCTGCCGAGGCCTTCGATCGTGGTCGTGAGAACATCGCCCGGCTTGAGGAACGTTCCTTCCATGAACCCGACGCCTGAGGGCGTCCCGGTGAAGATCAGATCGCCCGGCTCGAAGGTGCAGATTCCCGAGATGTACGACACGAGCTTCTCGATCCCGAAGATGAGATCGTCCGTCTGGGTCTCCTGCTTCCGAACGCCGTTTAGCTCGCAGCTGAGCGCCAGGTTGGAGCGGTCCGCCAGCTGATCGTGCGACACCACGCACGGGCCGATCGGCCCGAAGGTGTCGAAGGACTTCCCGAGATCGAAGTGGGGCGGCTTGCTCGCGAACTGCGTTCCGCGCTCCGACACGTCCTGGCCGATCGTGAGGCCGGCGATGTGATCCCACACCCGATCCTCGGGGATGTCCCGCGCACGGGAGCCCATGACCAGGACGAGCTCCGCCTCGTAGTCGGTCGTGGGCCCGAAGACGATGATGTCGGCCGTGCTCGAGGCGATGCAGTTGGTGAACTTCGCGAAGACGAGCGGGTTCGGCGGGATCTCCATCTTCGACTCTTCGGCGTGGGCCCGGTAGTTCAACCCGATCCCGAAGATCTTCTGCGGGCGCGGCACGCAGATGCCGAGCTCATTTTCGTCGAGGGGCGCATCGGGCGCGCTCCCGAGACTCTTCGCAACCTCGTGGAGATCGCCGTGGCGCGCGATCGCTTCCATCGGGTCAGACGTGAACTTGCCACCACTGTGCTTCTCGAGGTCGTAGACGCCGTTGTTGGCGACGAGTACCGCGCGGTCGTCCTTGGTCGCGAGTCGAAATGCCATGGTCTGTCTCCCTGTCTTCTATCGTCAGGCGGCGGCCGTGTCGGCCGGCAGTAGGGTCAATGGAATGTGAGCGATGCGCTTGGCCTCGGAACGTTCGACGCCAAACATGCGCAGGAGGTGCTCGACGGCATCGTCCAAGTCGTGGTCGTCGAACCGACCCTCGACCCGCGCCGTGATCGTAGCGATGAAGACACCAGGTAAGAGCTGCTGCATGACCTTCTTGTTTTCTACGTAAAAGCGGCCGGCGTCGGTCGCCCGCATCACATCGCGAAGCGCGCTCTCCCCAAATCCCTCGTGCAGTCGCTTGACCGGCAGCCCCGAGTGCAGGGCGAACCAGCAGCAGAGCGGGTCGGACGGAATCTGGCGGAGGCCGTGGCGCATCGCCGTAGCCATGCCCTCGGCGGGATCCTCGATCGTCTGAACGAGCCGGTCGAGCCGCCGGTTCAGCGCCTCGCTGCGCGCCCGCGCGATCGGAATCAGAACTTCGTGTTTGCTCTCGAAGTGGTGATAGAAGCTGCGCCGCGAGATGTTCGCCGCCTCCGTGATCGCCTCGATGGTGACGCCATCGACCCCACGCTCGAGCATGAGCTCCTCGGCCACTCGGAGGAGACGCTCTCGGACCTCCGCCCGCCGGCGAGCAACCCTGCCCTCGGGGGCCGTATCTGCGGTTACCGTCATGATCGAAGACGCCCCTACACTTAATTTGCACTAAGTGCAAGTGTGCGCTAGGTGCAATATATCAATCAAGGAGGCAGAAAATGCAGCTGCGCTGGTCCCATTGCGTGATGTACGTCCGCGACATCGAGAAGATGGTCGCTTTCTATTCAGAAGTCCTGGGCTTCCAGGTCTCCGACCGCGGCCCGATGGACCCAGGCAATCCCGAGGGCATCCAGGTCGTCTTCATGACCCAGGTCGGGTCGGACCACCATCAGATCGCGTTTGCGAACGTCCGCGGCGACGGCCCGTCGACGACGCTCGATCACATCGCGTTCCGGGTCGACAACCTGAGCGAGGTGAAGGAGATGGCCGAACGCCTCCGAGCAGACGGCCGCGCCACCGGAATCGGCGCGGTAAACCATGGCAACGCGTGGTCCTGCTACTTCCAGGACCCCGAGGAGAACCGCCTCGAAGTCTTCTGCGACTCGCCCTTCCACGTAAACCAGCCGCAGATCGACAGGTGGGACTTTGCCATGTCCGAGGGCGACCTCAAGAAGGCCACCAAAGAGCACTATGGCCCTCAGGCCGGCTTCCAGCCCATGGACGACTTCAAGGCCGCCCAGCGTCGCAAGCACGACGGCTGACCGTTCAGCGGGAATCCCGTAGCCCCGCCGTCTCCGCGGGGCTATTCTTCGCGGGATGAGGATTCTCGCCTGTCTGGCTCTCGCGTTCGCCCTCGGTTGCGGCTCTTCCACCACCGGCCCCGCCACTGATGATGGGGGCCCGGTTTCATACCCGGCAGCGCCAGCCACGGAAATCGGCGGAGATCGTCCCGCCGTGGTCTACAGTCCGAGCGATTACGATGCGGGGAACCCCTACCCGCTCGTGATCCTTCTGCACGGGTTCAACACCCCCGGATTCGTACAGAACGCCTACCTACAGACGTCGAACTCCGTAGACGAGAAACAGTTCGTCTTCCTCCTCCCCGAAGGCCTCACGAACCCCAACGGCGCGCAGTTCTGGAACGG contains:
- a CDS encoding VOC family protein codes for the protein MQLRWSHCVMYVRDIEKMVAFYSEVLGFQVSDRGPMDPGNPEGIQVVFMTQVGSDHHQIAFANVRGDGPSTTLDHIAFRVDNLSEVKEMAERLRADGRATGIGAVNHGNAWSCYFQDPEENRLEVFCDSPFHVNQPQIDRWDFAMSEGDLKKATKEHYGPQAGFQPMDDFKAAQRRKHDG
- a CDS encoding fumarylacetoacetate hydrolase family protein is translated as MAFRLATKDDRAVLVANNGVYDLEKHSGGKFTSDPMEAIARHGDLHEVAKSLGSAPDAPLDENELGICVPRPQKIFGIGLNYRAHAEESKMEIPPNPLVFAKFTNCIASSTADIIVFGPTTDYEAELVLVMGSRARDIPEDRVWDHIAGLTIGQDVSERGTQFASKPPHFDLGKSFDTFGPIGPCVVSHDQLADRSNLALSCELNGVRKQETQTDDLIFGIEKLVSYISGICTFEPGDLIFTGTPSGVGFMEGTFLKPGDVLTTTIEGLGSMTNRCVAKNG
- a CDS encoding helix-turn-helix domain containing protein, with amino-acid sequence MTVTADTAPEGRVARRRAEVRERLLRVAEELMLERGVDGVTIEAITEAANISRRSFYHHFESKHEVLIPIARARSEALNRRLDRLVQTIEDPAEGMATAMRHGLRQIPSDPLCCWFALHSGLPVKRLHEGFGESALRDVMRATDAGRFYVENKKVMQQLLPGVFIATITARVEGRFDDHDLDDAVEHLLRMFGVERSEAKRIAHIPLTLLPADTAAA
- a CDS encoding bifunctional 3-(3-hydroxy-phenyl)propionate/3-hydroxycinnamic acid hydroxylase, translated to MIDVAIVGAGPAGVVAANLCGQYGLSAVAFDREPEVYDLPRAAGMHDDVQRILQNAGLLEAILPGTQEHVGAEFLDPEGKRLIGIEFPGLKTLNGFPPVLSIAQPIIEKGLRGCLARHDDVELCVSHEVREIAEHDDHVELRVHDLAHGEGRPVRARWVIGADGASSAVRKGCGISWDSLGYDREWLVIDVERELSAELPRLAQQICDPARPTTLIPMPGRLYRWEFQLRAGETRAEMEDRDRVWELLAPWVSREDARILRAVVYRFHATVADTFRRGRVFLAGDAAHQTPPFMGQGLCTGVRDAENLIWKLAAVKRGHATDALLDTYTEERHPMAVAMVLHSTNTGRLIDAYADMTVTGEPPPADLIGYGYGGSKELPNLSTGLLADGGSDWVGRLMPQCKVKDGTKVGSLDDLAGPRWVVLSKDPPRDILTQGQKRAWESLGAAFLELDDPGAEWLLGAGDVALLRPDRVVFSLGSDKSLPSAFAHRTV